In Mesorhizobium sp. 113-3-3, a genomic segment contains:
- a CDS encoding DMT family transporter — protein MSPLVIGLALFAAILHASWNAFLRTGADRLWTVTVMSFSSTALAVPLAIVNGFPAPSAWLYVGLSACLQVGYSVFLVAAYRYGELGQVYPIVRGSVPLLVTLGGFLLAGQQLSVLETVGVALVGSGIMGLSLGRGRAATTSILYALATGAIIAAYATVDAIGVRAAGNVGAYTAWVLLAYGALLPATFIACRGRLAVDPRAPETWKALGGGLFALLAYGVVVAAFALGPAGPITAIRETSVVFAAFIGRLFLGETLTPRRVGACAVVALGAICLGYQS, from the coding sequence ATGAGCCCGCTGGTCATCGGGCTCGCGCTTTTCGCGGCGATCCTGCACGCAAGCTGGAATGCTTTTCTGCGAACCGGCGCCGACAGGTTGTGGACCGTCACCGTCATGAGCTTCTCCAGCACGGCGCTGGCCGTTCCGTTGGCCATCGTCAACGGTTTTCCAGCCCCATCGGCCTGGCTCTATGTCGGGCTCTCGGCCTGCCTGCAGGTCGGCTACAGCGTGTTTCTGGTGGCCGCCTACCGATATGGCGAATTGGGACAGGTCTATCCGATTGTTCGCGGCAGCGTGCCTCTGCTCGTCACCCTTGGTGGCTTCCTGCTCGCCGGCCAGCAGCTCAGCGTTCTGGAGACTGTCGGCGTCGCCCTGGTCGGTAGCGGCATCATGGGGCTATCGCTCGGACGCGGAAGAGCTGCCACGACATCGATCCTCTATGCGCTGGCGACGGGAGCAATCATCGCCGCCTATGCGACGGTCGATGCGATCGGCGTTCGCGCGGCCGGCAATGTCGGCGCCTACACCGCCTGGGTGCTGCTCGCCTATGGCGCCTTGCTGCCGGCGACCTTCATCGCCTGTCGCGGCCGGCTCGCCGTCGACCCGCGGGCGCCCGAAACCTGGAAGGCACTGGGCGGCGGCCTGTTCGCGCTTCTCGCCTATGGCGTCGTGGTGGCGGCCTTCGCGCTCGGGCCTGCCGGTCCGATCACGGCGATCCGCGAGACCAGCGTCGTCTTCGCCGCTTTCATCGGCCGGCTGTTTCTTGGCGAGACGCTGACGCCCCGGCGGGTCGGCGCCTGCGCCGTCGTCGCGCTCGGCGCCATCTGCCTCGGTTATCAATCGTGA
- a CDS encoding TetR/AcrR family transcriptional regulator, whose product MTPSPLSDKRQHVVETAYALFKRAGFHATGIDRIIAEADVAKMTMYRHFPSKDELIVAVLDYRARRFDGQLDQLARKDITPEQKIAEIFDWHRRWFRSPDFHGCLFAHALAEFGDPGHPVFEAVARQKNGLRQRMRSILSEVMPRGRAENVAATLLMLIEGATLMAQMGQGNTALREARKTALGIVAASRGPQ is encoded by the coding sequence ATGACACCGTCGCCTCTCTCCGACAAACGCCAGCATGTCGTCGAAACCGCCTACGCGCTGTTCAAGCGCGCCGGATTCCATGCCACCGGCATCGACCGGATCATCGCCGAGGCCGACGTGGCCAAGATGACGATGTACCGTCATTTCCCCAGCAAGGACGAGTTGATCGTCGCGGTACTCGACTATCGCGCCCGGCGTTTTGACGGTCAGCTCGACCAGCTTGCCCGCAAGGACATCACGCCGGAGCAGAAGATCGCGGAGATATTCGACTGGCATCGCCGCTGGTTCCGCAGTCCCGATTTCCACGGCTGTCTGTTCGCGCATGCGCTGGCCGAGTTTGGCGACCCCGGGCATCCCGTGTTCGAGGCTGTCGCCAGGCAGAAGAACGGCCTTCGCCAGCGCATGCGATCGATCCTGTCGGAGGTGATGCCGCGCGGCCGGGCCGAGAACGTGGCGGCAACCCTGTTGATGCTGATCGAAGGGGCGACCCTGATGGCGCAGATGGGGCAGGGGAATACCGCTCTGCGCGAAGCCCGCAAGACCGCCCTGGGAATCGTCGCTGCCTCGCGCGGGCCGCAATGA